A single genomic interval of Sphingobacteriales bacterium harbors:
- a CDS encoding lactoylglutathione lyase, which yields MNHIKFTEIILYVKDQDASCKFYQNIFRRPPDLNVPGMTEFNISNNCKVGLMPNKGIANILGPKMPHPDTGTGIPRCELYLQVDNIQEEFENAIKSKAALISPIIDRDWGDKVCYFSDPDGHIIAFAESIQKN from the coding sequence ATAAACCATATCAAATTTACAGAGATAATTTTATACGTCAAAGACCAAGATGCAAGCTGTAAATTTTATCAAAATATATTTCGGCGCCCACCCGACCTAAATGTTCCCGGCATGACAGAATTTAATATATCTAATAATTGCAAAGTTGGACTAATGCCTAATAAAGGTATTGCTAATATTTTAGGCCCTAAAATGCCACACCCCGACACTGGAACTGGTATTCCGAGATGTGAACTGTATTTACAGGTTGACAATATTCAAGAAGAATTTGAAAACGCAATAAAAAGCAAAGCAGCTTTAATTAGCCCCATTATTGACCGAGATTGGGGAGACAAAGTTTGCTACTTCTCCGATCCGGATGGGCATATAATAGCATTTGCAGAAAGCATACAAAAAAATTAA
- a CDS encoding DUF3109 family protein, which translates to MLAIDNKIISSEVLDTHFACNLQACRGACCVQGDTGAPLEPAELTEIANAYPHIEDLLTQEAKTAIAQQGLYVTTPNSQYANHSTTCINQTGACAYAIFTAQGVAICAFQQAYNEGKISWPKPISCHLYPVRISKNEHFEAVNYSEWFICKPACKQGKKLQIPLYQFVREAIIRKYGQAFYDTLHEAAQATINLRQKKNRL; encoded by the coding sequence ATGTTAGCCATTGACAATAAAATTATAAGCAGCGAAGTATTAGATACCCATTTTGCCTGCAATTTACAGGCCTGCCGCGGAGCTTGCTGTGTGCAAGGCGACACCGGCGCTCCCCTTGAACCCGCCGAATTAACCGAAATTGCCAACGCTTACCCCCATATAGAAGATTTACTTACCCAAGAGGCCAAAACTGCCATTGCCCAGCAGGGTTTATACGTTACAACACCCAACAGCCAGTATGCAAACCACTCTACTACCTGTATAAACCAAACGGGCGCTTGTGCTTACGCCATTTTTACCGCACAAGGCGTGGCTATATGTGCTTTTCAGCAAGCCTATAACGAAGGAAAAATTAGTTGGCCCAAACCCATTTCCTGCCATTTATACCCAGTGCGCATTTCCAAAAACGAACATTTTGAGGCCGTCAATTACTCCGAATGGTTTATATGCAAGCCCGCTTGTAAACAAGGTAAAAAACTGCAAATACCGCTGTACCAGTTTGTGCGCGAGGCAATAATACGAAAATACGGCCAGGCTTTTTACGATACCCTGCACGAGGCAGCGCAAGCAACCATAAACCTGCGCCAGAAAAAAAATAGGCTTTAG
- a CDS encoding alpha/beta fold hydrolase — translation MPLISSSLYKSPWWLSQNGHIQTIYPYYLRRVKELPYLRERINTLDGDFIDVDWYKQPVTNSKLNDTLLIVLHGMEGHSLRPYILGLVTKATQSGFDALAVNFRGCSGQPNRYLHAYHSGQTDDLHFLVDRIAQTNTYRRIFLAGFSLGGNVVLKYLGEHGTNIANLVKAAVAFCVPTNLAESANIMGKGFNRNYEKSFLNSLKQKLAEKADRFPEDIDLLTVNSMQRLFDFDEYYTSRVHGFENAADYYAKANSHQFLPFICVPTLLINPLNDPFLPPACYPTEIARQSNYFYLELPKHGGHIGFYTANAKNGIYWHDERALSFLIEKGA, via the coding sequence ATGCCCTTAATTAGTAGTTCGTTGTACAAGTCGCCGTGGTGGCTGAGTCAAAATGGCCATATACAAACTATTTACCCTTATTATTTGCGGCGGGTAAAGGAGTTGCCCTACCTGCGCGAGCGTATAAACACCCTCGATGGCGACTTTATAGACGTAGATTGGTACAAACAACCCGTTACTAATAGCAAGCTTAATGATACGTTATTAATTGTTTTGCATGGTATGGAAGGGCACTCGCTAAGACCCTATATTTTGGGCTTGGTAACCAAAGCCACACAGAGTGGATTTGATGCTTTAGCCGTTAATTTTAGAGGGTGCAGCGGGCAGCCAAATCGGTATTTACATGCCTACCACAGCGGCCAAACTGATGATTTGCATTTTTTGGTCGATAGAATTGCCCAAACCAATACCTATAGGCGTATATTTCTTGCCGGATTTAGTTTAGGAGGCAATGTGGTCCTTAAATATTTAGGCGAACATGGAACAAATATTGCCAACCTTGTAAAAGCCGCTGTTGCCTTTTGTGTGCCTACTAATTTGGCCGAAAGTGCTAATATTATGGGCAAGGGATTTAACCGAAATTACGAGAAAAGTTTTTTAAACTCGCTAAAACAAAAATTAGCCGAAAAGGCAGACCGTTTTCCAGAGGATATTGACCTGCTTACCGTTAATAGTATGCAGCGATTATTTGATTTTGATGAATACTATACCAGCCGCGTACACGGCTTTGAAAATGCAGCCGACTATTATGCAAAAGCCAACAGCCATCAATTTTTACCCTTTATTTGTGTACCCACCCTGCTTATAAACCCACTTAACGACCCATTTTTGCCCCCTGCCTGCTACCCTACCGAAATTGCCCGGCAATCGAATTATTTTTATTTAGAACTGCCCAAACACGGCGGACATATTGGTTTTTATACCGCCAATGCTAAAAACGGCATTTATTGGCATGATGAAAGAGCTTTATCGTTTTTAATAGAAAAAGGAGCATAA